The DNA segment GTGCAGGAGCATGAGGATCCCGACGGCCAGGACGCCGTTGACCAACGTCACCATCACGAGGAACAGCAGCGCACCGTCGACCGTGCCCGCGAGGGCACGGCTGACGGCGCCCTCGAACCAGATCTGCGCACCCGTCAGCACCGGGTACTCCAGCGCGGCGTCGAGGTAGGGCACCGCACCGCCGGCGACCTGGCGCTCGGTCCAGAAGGGCACGACGTCGGTGTAGCACCCGGTCGTGTACTGCTCCCCACCGTCCCAGCTCCCGTCCAGGTAGCAGTGCGCCTTGAACAGCCACCCCGCGACGAGCGTGAGCACGACAGCGGCGAGGATGCCCGTCGGCAGCGCGGCCCAGCGCGACGGCTGGGCGTCGTCGCCTGCGGATCCCATGGCCTACCCCTCCCGTCCCACGGCGTACGAGGACCGCGTCCACCGCGCCGACGCGTTACGCTGCGCACGACGGGACAGTCCGCGACCCATCGCTGCGCTGCTTGAGGTCATGACCACATCCTCGATCGACCACCTGCCGACCGCCCGCTACCGCTCGTCCGATGACGACCGGTGCTGGCCGGCTGTCCTGCGGGCGACCCTGGCCGAGCTCGACGACCGAGGGTACGCCGCCGCGTCGCTGCGGACCATCGCGGACCGCGCCGACATCCCACTCGAGACGATGTTCACGCGCTGGCGGTCCAAGCAGCACCTCGTGCACGACGCGATCACGCTGCTCGCCGGCGACCAGCCGACGCCCGAGACCGGCGACGTGCGCACCGATCTCCTCCACGTCGTCGAGGCACTCGGCGAGCTGCTGTCGCATCCGGGCACCGCCGAGGTCCTCCGGACGATGCTCGTGACCGCCGGCGACGACCCGGCGGCGGGCATCGCTCT comes from the Euzebyales bacterium genome and includes:
- a CDS encoding TetR/AcrR family transcriptional regulator; amino-acid sequence: MTTSSIDHLPTARYRSSDDDRCWPAVLRATLAELDDRGYAAASLRTIADRADIPLETMFTRWRSKQHLVHDAITLLAGDQPTPETGDVRTDLLHVVEALGELLSHPGTAEVLRTMLVTAGDDPAAGIALRIGLLGERRAVVRRIVERGQRRQQFPAAVHPGLVADAIVGALVYRRFVSAEPVDRQTGTQIVDVVLGAHAAA